The genome window AGCTATTGCTCAGGTTGGTACCATCTCTGCTAACTCCGACGAAACCGTAGGCAAAATGATTGCCGAAGCCATGGACAAAGTCGGTAAAGAAGGTGTTATCACCGTTGAAGAAGGTACCGGTCTGCAAGATGAGCTGGACGTGGTTGAAGGTATGCAGTTCGACCGTGGCTACCTGTCTCCTTACTTCATCAACAAGCCGGAAACGGGTGCTGTAGAACTGGAAAGCCCATTCATCCTGCTGGCTGATAAAAAAATCTCCAACATCCGCGAAATGCTGCCAGTACTGGAAGCTGTAGCGAAAGCCGGCAAACCGCTGGTTATCGTTGCTGAAGATGTTGAAGGCGAAGCACTGGCAACGCTGGTGGTTAACACCATGCGTGGTATCGTGAAAGTCGCTGCGGTGAAAGCACCGGGCTTCGGCGACCGTCGTAAAGCGATGCTGCAAGATATCGCGACGCTGACTGGCGGTACCGTTATCTCTGAAGAGATCGGTCTGGAGCTGGAAAAAGCGACGCTGGAAGATCTGGGTCAGGCAAAACGCGTTGTGATCAACAAAGACACCACCACCATCATCGATGGTACGGGTGAAGAAGCTGCGATTCAGGGCCGTGTTGCTCAGATCCGTCAACAGGTTGAAGAAGCAACGTCTGATTACGATCGTGAAAAACTGCAAGAGCGTGTGGCTAAACTGGCTGGCGGCGTAGCCGTTATCAAAGTTGGCGCAGCAACTGAAGTTGAAATGAAAGAGAAGAAAGCACGCGTTGAAGATGCCCTGGCTGCGACTCGCGCTGCGGTAGAAGAAGGCGTGGTTGCTGGTGGTGGTGTGGCGCTGGTTCGCGTTGCAGCGAAACTGGCTTCTCTGACTGCTCAGAACGAAGATCAGAACGTGGGTATCAAAGTGGCGCTGCGCGCGATGGAAGCGCCACTGCGTCAGATCGTTTCCAACGCTGGTGAAGAGCCATCTGTGGTTGCCAACACCGTTAAAGCGGGCGAAGGTAACTACGGTTACAACGCGGCAACGGAAGAATACGGCAACATGATCGACTTCGGTATCCTGGATCCAACCAAGGTAACCCGTTCTGCGCTGCAATACGCGGCTTCTGTTGCAGGTCTGATGATCACCACCGAATGTATGGTAACCGACCTGCCGAAAAGCGATGCGCCTGATTTAGGTGCTGCTGGCGGTATGGGCGGCATGGGTGGTATGGGCGGCATGATGTAATGTGACGCCATTGTCACCGGAAGCCATTTTCTGGTGACAGGAGTCAGGTTACAGAAGTTCGTCTTTCTGTCCTTCCAAGAGCACTATCCGGTCACGATACCGGGTGGTGCTTTTTTTATGCGCCTCATTTCTGTTTAATCAATTCAATGAATTATTGAGGTAAGCGTTGTGCGTTTGCTGATTTCCCGCTGGATCGCCTGATGAGTGAGTAAAGCGGCATCGTTATGGATGTTACGCATCCGCCGCATTGCTGAAATGTTGCCGTATCGTTGATGAATGCGTTTATAGCGTGTTATCGGGGAAGCATTCTGCGCTACAATAGGGGCGTTACTTTATTTACGAATGCGTTATTTGCGAATACTTTTATCTACGAAGTAACCCTGTTTGGAGTAGGGATAATGTCTGACGATGCGTCTACGCTTCTGCGCTCTATTTCCTGGTTTACTGAGCCCCCTTCGGTATTACCTGAGCACATTGGTGACTGGCTGATGGAAACCGGCTCCATGACGCGGCGACTTGAAAAATATTGTGCCCAATTGAAGACCACGCTGTGCAGTGAGAGGTTCATTACGCCACAGGCGCTGGGCGAAGAACGCGAACAGCTGCCGTATAGTGAGCGCTACTGGCTGCGTGAAGTGGTGCTGTATGGTGACGAACGTCCTTGGCTGTTTGGCCGCACCATTGTTCCACAACAGACGCTCGACGGAACGGATTCAGCCCTGACGAAAATCGGTAATCAGCCGTTGGGGCGTTATCTATTTGAGCAAAAATCGCTGACGCGTGACTATATCCATACCGGATGCTGTGAAGGCTTATGGGCGCGGCGTTCCCGCCTGTGTGTCTCCGGTTTTCCGTTACTGTTGACTGAGCTTTTCTTACCGGAATCACCGATTTATTTCAGCCGGTGATGAAGGTTGGCAGGTAATTTGAGGAGATAAATCCTTGGAAAGAAGTGTTACAGCAGGGAAATGGCTGGCTTATTGTCGCTTGATGCGAATTGATAAACCGATAGGTTCTCTGCTGCTGCTGTGGCCAACGCTATGGGCGCTGTGGCTGGCGGGAGGGGGAGTGCCTGCGCCGTGGACGCTCTTTGTGTTTGTCGCTGGCGTTTTCTTGATGCGTGCGGCGGGCTGCGTCATCAATGACTATGCCGATCGACATTTTGACGGCCATGTAAAACGTACCGCTTCTCGCCCGTTGCCCAGCGGTGAGGTGAGCGAGCAAGCTGCCAAAGTGCTGTTTGTCGTGCTGGTCTTGCTGGCGTTCGGCCTGGTGCTGACGCTGAATAAGATGACGATCTGGCTGTCCGTTGCGGGGCTGGGGCTGGCATGGGTCTATCCGTTTATGAAACGGGTCAGCCATCTTCCTCAGTTTGTGCTGGGTGCGGCATTTGGCTGGTCAATCCCGATGGCGTATGCCGCGGTGAGTGAAAGCCTGCCGGTGACCTGCTGGATGATGTTTTTGGCGTATATCTGCTGGACGGTCGCCTACGATACCCAATATGCGATGGTAGACCGCGATGATGACCTGAAGATCGGTGTGAAATCCACCGCGATATTATTTGGCCGCTTTGACAATATTATCATCGGGTTATTGCAGTTTAGCATGCTGGCGCTGCTGCTGATTTTAGGAAAGATCAGCGGATTGGGAACCTCCTATTACATTTCGCTGCTGGTGGCGGCTGGGATGTTTGTCTATCAGCAAATACTCACTGCCGGTCGCGAGCGCGATGCCTGTTTTAAGGCGTTCCACAATAATAAATACGCAGGAATGGCGATATTTATCGGTGTGCTGTTTGGCCTGTAAGCTTGAGCATCAGAGATAAAAAAAGCAGCGATTTCTCGCTGCTTTTTTTATGGCGGAACATTCAGATGTGTTTGTCATGCTAAACGCGCCTGCGGTTTGATGGCGGCGTGTCGTCCGCCATTTCCCGCTGGCTACTCCTGCATCGTCTCTTCCACTGCCTGACTATCGGCTTCCATTTCAGTAGATGAGCTGGCGCTTTCAATGGTCAACCGAACTTCCGGGGTGATCAGATCGCCGAGAATGTTGTAGATCGCCACGATATCGCCTTGCGCAGCTTCCGCGCTGTCGGTGATATACCCTTCTGTCCGTAAGGTAGCGACCAGCGTTGAGAACACAGCTTTATCAAAGAACTCTGGAGCGTTGATACCGTGCAGGACGGACAGGCGTTGTGCCATGTTCCGGCTTTCCTTCTCCAGCGTTCCGCGGTTGATTTCCGGATTCGCACACAGCAACGACAGCGTAATCGCATAGCGTTGCAGCGTTTCACGCACGCCAGCTGACAGCAATTGCAGCGTACGGATACGTGGCGGGTTGATAGCCAGTTCACCGTCACGGCTGCACAGCAGTTGCTGTTGAATCAGTTCGTTAGCCAACGTTTCCAGCACGCCCGGTAACTGCTCTTTGGAATAATGCAGGAACAGCTCGGATTGCAGCAGCGGATAAATCAGCGCGATCTGTCGCACGACTTCGGCAAGCGTAATCCGGCGGTGGTGGATGACGATGCTGGCGATCAGCGACGGTAAGACCAACAGATGCTGGATGTTATTGCGATAGTACGTCATCAGAACGGCCTGCTCGCGCGGCAGAATGATGATATCGCCAATGCTGTCCTTCTCGACTTCGAACTTGTTCATGCTCAGCGCATGTTCCAACAGTTCATCCGCTGTCTTTTTCGGAACCGTAATATCTTTGTGGTAAGGAACCTGGCGCAGCAGTTGCAGATAGCAATCCAGCTGTTCTTGCATTTGCTCGCGTGTCAGTGAGCGCTGGCGCGATGCCAGCAAGGCTGTAGAACACAGGTTCATTGCGTTTGCTGCCGCAGAATTATTGATGCGCACCATGATATCCATAGAGATATCCTGCACCGTCGGCGTTAGCCAGCTTGGGCGCTGTGCTTCAATAGGATCAATCGCGTCACGCCATTGCGGAACATGCTGGTTCAGGTAGGTTGTCAGCGGGAGCGGTTCGCCAAAGTTCACATACCCCTGGCCGAGATTACGCAGTTTGCGCAAACCGCGCACCATCTGCATAAAGCCTTCTTTTTCCTTCACCGCACCGCGCAGCTCTTTCGCATAGGTGCCGACTTCCATCACATGCTCGTAGCCGACATAAATCGGCACCAGCGTGATAGGACGCGTACCGCCTCTGAGCATGGCCTGAATGGTCATGGCCAGTGTACCGGTTTTGGGTTCCAACAGACGACCCGTGCGCGAACGCCCGCCTTCCATGAAGTATTCCACCGAATAGCCGCGGGCAAACAGTTCACCCAGATATTCACGGAAAATCGTGGAATACAGCTTGTTGCCTTTGAAGGTACGGCGAATAAAGAAAGCGCCAAGACGGCGGAAGATCGGGCCTGCCGGCCAGAAATTCAGGTTGATACCGGCGGCGATGTGCGGCGGCACTAAGCCCTGATGGTACAGGACATAGGACAGCAGCAAATAGTCCATATGGCTGCGGTGGCAGGGCACATAGACAATGCCGTGACCATCCTGCGCCAACTGACGAACGCGTTCGGCGTTATGGACGTTGATCCCTTGATAAAGGCGGTTCCACGTCCAGCTTAAGACGCGATCCGACAGACGCACGGCTTCGTAGGAGAAGTCGGCGGCGATTTCTTCCATCAGCGCAATCGCGTTCTGCTGCGCTTTCTCAGTAGAAATCTTCTTACTGCGCGCCTCATCGTCTACGGCTTTCTTGATTGCTTTGGAATCCAGCAGCTTATTAAACAGCTCCTGACGTACCGGCAAACGCGGGCCAACCGCCGCCAAACGCTGGCGGGAGAAGTGCATACGCGCGACGCGCGCCAGTTTGTGGGCTATGGTTTTGTCAGTACCATGTTCGGTCGCCATATAGCGCAGCGACACCGGGCTGGAGAAGCGGACAAAGCTGTCTCGGCCTAGCCACAGGACGGCGAAGAATTTCTCAATGCCGTTGAGCAAGCGCAGGTGTGGTGCGGCCTGAGCGTGGCTTTCCCGACCCGGAGAACGCCCAAACATTACAGAAACCGGCACCATCTGTACGTCTAAATCTGGATTAGCGCGATGCAAATCCAGATAGTCGTGGAACAGCTTGACGGATTTCTGCTTGGGAACGTAATAGCGAAAGACGCGCGGCCCGTCATTAATAAAGACGTGGCTGGGGAGTT of Pectobacterium carotovorum contains these proteins:
- the groL gene encoding chaperonin GroEL (60 kDa chaperone family; promotes refolding of misfolded polypeptides especially under stressful conditions; forms two stacked rings of heptamers to form a barrel-shaped 14mer; ends can be capped by GroES; misfolded proteins enter the barrel where they are refolded when GroES binds), yielding MAAKDVKFGNDARVKMLRGVNVLADAVKVTLGPKGRNVVLDKSFGAPTITKDGVSVAREIELEDKFENMGAQMVKEVASKANDAAGDGTTTATVLAQAIITEGLKAVAAGMNPMDLKRGIDKAVIAAVEELKALSVPCSDSKAIAQVGTISANSDETVGKMIAEAMDKVGKEGVITVEEGTGLQDELDVVEGMQFDRGYLSPYFINKPETGAVELESPFILLADKKISNIREMLPVLEAVAKAGKPLVIVAEDVEGEALATLVVNTMRGIVKVAAVKAPGFGDRRKAMLQDIATLTGGTVISEEIGLELEKATLEDLGQAKRVVINKDTTTIIDGTGEEAAIQGRVAQIRQQVEEATSDYDREKLQERVAKLAGGVAVIKVGAATEVEMKEKKARVEDALAATRAAVEEGVVAGGGVALVRVAAKLASLTAQNEDQNVGIKVALRAMEAPLRQIVSNAGEEPSVVANTVKAGEGNYGYNAATEEYGNMIDFGILDPTKVTRSALQYAASVAGLMITTECMVTDLPKSDAPDLGAAGGMGGMGGMGGMM
- the ubiC gene encoding chorismate lyase — encoded protein: MSDDASTLLRSISWFTEPPSVLPEHIGDWLMETGSMTRRLEKYCAQLKTTLCSERFITPQALGEEREQLPYSERYWLREVVLYGDERPWLFGRTIVPQQTLDGTDSALTKIGNQPLGRYLFEQKSLTRDYIHTGCCEGLWARRSRLCVSGFPLLLTELFLPESPIYFSR
- the ubiA gene encoding 4-hydroxybenzoate octaprenyltransferase; amino-acid sequence: MERSVTAGKWLAYCRLMRIDKPIGSLLLLWPTLWALWLAGGGVPAPWTLFVFVAGVFLMRAAGCVINDYADRHFDGHVKRTASRPLPSGEVSEQAAKVLFVVLVLLAFGLVLTLNKMTIWLSVAGLGLAWVYPFMKRVSHLPQFVLGAAFGWSIPMAYAAVSESLPVTCWMMFLAYICWTVAYDTQYAMVDRDDDLKIGVKSTAILFGRFDNIIIGLLQFSMLALLLILGKISGLGTSYYISLLVAAGMFVYQQILTAGRERDACFKAFHNNKYAGMAIFIGVLFGL
- the plsB gene encoding glycerol-3-phosphate 1-O-acyltransferase PlsB → MSGWRKIYYKLLNLPLKLLVKSKVIPADPVVELGLDPSRPILYVLPYNSQADLLTLRAKCLALGLPDPSQSFEFNGVELPSHVFINDGPRVFRYYVPKQKSVKLFHDYLDLHRANPDLDVQMVPVSVMFGRSPGRESHAQAAPHLRLLNGIEKFFAVLWLGRDSFVRFSSPVSLRYMATEHGTDKTIAHKLARVARMHFSRQRLAAVGPRLPVRQELFNKLLDSKAIKKAVDDEARSKKISTEKAQQNAIALMEEIAADFSYEAVRLSDRVLSWTWNRLYQGINVHNAERVRQLAQDGHGIVYVPCHRSHMDYLLLSYVLYHQGLVPPHIAAGINLNFWPAGPIFRRLGAFFIRRTFKGNKLYSTIFREYLGELFARGYSVEYFMEGGRSRTGRLLEPKTGTLAMTIQAMLRGGTRPITLVPIYVGYEHVMEVGTYAKELRGAVKEKEGFMQMVRGLRKLRNLGQGYVNFGEPLPLTTYLNQHVPQWRDAIDPIEAQRPSWLTPTVQDISMDIMVRINNSAAANAMNLCSTALLASRQRSLTREQMQEQLDCYLQLLRQVPYHKDITVPKKTADELLEHALSMNKFEVEKDSIGDIIILPREQAVLMTYYRNNIQHLLVLPSLIASIVIHHRRITLAEVVRQIALIYPLLQSELFLHYSKEQLPGVLETLANELIQQQLLCSRDGELAINPPRIRTLQLLSAGVRETLQRYAITLSLLCANPEINRGTLEKESRNMAQRLSVLHGINAPEFFDKAVFSTLVATLRTEGYITDSAEAAQGDIVAIYNILGDLITPEVRLTIESASSSTEMEADSQAVEETMQE